The Coregonus clupeaformis isolate EN_2021a unplaced genomic scaffold, ASM2061545v1 scaf0266, whole genome shotgun sequence genome includes a region encoding these proteins:
- the LOC121573325 gene encoding apoptosis regulator BAX, which yields MADSRERRKTGEDEPQGAVGGEDVIDDRIMEQGAVVLRGYVIERISAENPERRLAPEDLGGRPNELDDRQVKDVVHQLLLIADDLNRNAELQHLISRVQVNCAQDMFFSVAREIFADGINWGRVVSLFHLAYKLIYKALTQNHLEIIKKVISWVLQFIRENVSAWIRQQGGWEAVVSTVSHWRTVSLVAAVAFVTVMVYWRKTR from the exons ATGGCAGACTCCCGAGAAAGAAGGAAAACCGGCGAAGATGAGCCACAGGGTGCAGTCGGGGGTGAAG ACGTCATCGACGACAGAATTATGGAACAAGGAGCTGTTGTTTTAAGAGG GTATGTCATAGAGAGGATCAGTGCAGAGAACCCAGAGAGGCGTTTGGCTCCAGAGGACCTTGGTGGCAGACCCAACGAACTAGACGACCGCCAGGTCAAAGACGTGGTACACCAGCTGCTGCTGATCGCTGATGACCTGAACAGAAATGCTGAGCTACAACA CCTAATAAGCAGAGTCCAGGTAAACTGTGCCCAGGACATGTTCTTCTCAGTGGCCAGGGAAATCTTTGCAGATGGTATCAACTGGGGCAGAGTGGTCTCCCTGTTTCACTTGGCCTACAAGCTAATTTACAAG GCACTGACACAGAACCACTTAGAAATCATCAAGAAGGTTATTAGCTGGGTATTACAGTTCATCAGGGAAAATGTCTCCGCTTGGATCCGACAGCAAGGAGGATGG GAGGCAGTTGTTAGCACCGTGTCACATTGGCGTACTGTGTCGCTTGTGGCTGCAGTGGCTTTCGTGACGGTCATGGTTTACTGGAGGAAAACACGCTGA